The window AGTGGTCGCGGGTCTCTGATGCCCAAGTAGTTGTTGAATGGCTTCGCCCGGCATCCCTTTTTGGGCGAGGTGTGCCGCAAACGTATGCCGTAGCATGTGCGGATGCACACGAAACCCCAATCGTTCGGAATATGCTTGGAAGTTTTCATTGATTTTCTGATGGCGTATTCGATTGGTCGCTGGGTGATTGACGAACACATAAGGCAACGCATCTGTTCGGCTCTCCAAGTACGCTGTTACATACTGAAGGCTTTCCAGACTGATCAATACGATCCTGCCTTGGTTTCCTTTTCCATCCGGGATATGAATACTTCGTTCTGTTTCATTGATATCTTCTTTTTTCATCGCGACAAGCTCACTCTTGCGAATCCCGGTCGCCACTAACATTTCGACGATGGCCCGTTCCAACAAACTATGTTGGACACATTCACGGAGTTGCGCAAGTTGCGGTTTCGTCAAGTAGATCGGAACTTTGTCGGGTATTTTCGGGTACGGGATATGCTCTACGGGATTGGTGGCAATCAAGCCTTCTTCCAAACAATACTTAAAGAAAGCTTTCACCCCGATTAATTTTGTGTATACGGTCGTTGGTTTGTATCCTTTTTCCTCTAACAGCATCAACCAATTTCGAACGTCCTTTCGGGTGATGTCTTGAAACGGTTTTCCCGTCTGTTCGAGTAGTTGGCGGATGTTAAATTGGTAACCTTGGATCGTGATGGGTGCCAATCGAAGCTGATATTCGATTTTGAATTGCTCAATATAGTCTTTCGACATTATTCTCTCCCTCTTTCTTATCCCATATACCTTCTATATAAACGAATTAATTTCCACTCAGGAATCCGTGCATAAATTTTCGTCGTTTCTAAGTTCGCATGCCCGAGTTCATCTGCGATAAAATCAAGTTCTGCCCCCTTGGTTAATAACTCTGTTGCAAATGTGTGGCGAAAGCGATGGGGGTATAGGGAGCCCGTGATTCCTGCAGATTTCCCAATTTGGTTGATGATTTTTCGCATACGTGATATGCCGAGTCTTGTCCCTATATTGGAAACCAATAAGGCAGGATGTTCTTCTCCCTTTACCTCTTCCATCTCCCCATACCGTTCCAATAAAAGCGCACACGTTTCGGAAAAATGCACCTCGCGAATTTTCCCTCCTTTTCCCATCACCCGGGCTGTTCGATTTTCTAACTCCACATCACTCTTATCCAGTAGATGGAGTTCACGTATGCGACACCCC is drawn from Sporosarcina sp. FSL W7-1349 and contains these coding sequences:
- a CDS encoding tyrosine-type recombinase/integrase: MSKDYIEQFKIEYQLRLAPITIQGYQFNIRQLLEQTGKPFQDITRKDVRNWLMLLEEKGYKPTTVYTKLIGVKAFFKYCLEEGLIATNPVEHIPYPKIPDKVPIYLTKPQLAQLRECVQHSLLERAIVEMLVATGIRKSELVAMKKEDINETERSIHIPDGKGNQGRIVLISLESLQYVTAYLESRTDALPYVFVNHPATNRIRHQKINENFQAYSERLGFRVHPHMLRHTFAAHLAQKGMPGEAIQQLLGHQRPATTQLYARLFNQARKETYDKWM